In the Lysobacter stagni genome, CTGCGCCGAAGGGTACGGCCGTGCCGTCATCCTGGCTGAGCTGGAGCAACACGGCCTTGCCGCTTGCCGTCTTGAACTTGACGGGAATGATGGCCCCCGACCTCGGCACCACCTGGGCGCGCGCCTCTTCCAGTTCGACGTCGAACGACAGCCCGTGCGGGTCGAGCGTGACCTCGTTGCGGCGGTATGGCGTGAGGCTGCTCATCACCGCGTAACCACGCCGATCGATCTTGCTGACACCGTCCGACAAACGGGCGCCCTTGGCGTCCGCCGCGTTCAGGATCGCCATCGTCTCGTTGACTTGCGGCGCCAGCGTGATGCCACCGGAGTGAACCACCAGCCCGCCCTGTGCGGTGAGGCTGGCAGAGCGCGAGCCGGTGCCATAGGTGTACGCGCCGTTGACGGTACCGTACGCACCGCGCCAGCCACCATGGACGCCCACGCTGTCCTTGTTGCTGTCGCCGAAGTTGCCGGTGACACCGTAGTTGTACTGGTTGCGGGCACCGGCGATGCCATTGACGCGTGCCTGGACATTGTTGCCGTAGGGGTCTTGCGACGCGGCGACATCGAACATCGGCGCGCGGCCGCTGTGCGAATCTCTGCCCAGCGGCACGGTGAGCGCGAGGGAATAGGTGTTGTCGTAGTCACGGCCGGTATAGCGGGAGCGAGCCGCGTTGACGCCGAACGTCGCGCTGCGGAACCGCTTGCTCCAGCCGATCTGATAGCTGGTGTCCACATCGCGCCCGGACCAGTAGTCGTAGCGCGAACCGCTCACGTTCAACGTGCCCATGCTGCCCAGGTTCTGGCTCATGGTCACCGAGAAGCGATTCCGCTCCGGGCCGGCATCCCTGGGCAGACCATTCAGGCCCGTCGTACGGATCTGGTCGTCCCATTGCGCCGCGTCGTCCAGCGTGAGGTAGCCGCGGCTGGAATAGCGGTACGCCGCCAGGGCAAAGTTGGTCTGAGTGGAGGGGATGTTCTTGCTGTAGGTAGCGCGTGCCGAATAGCCGCTCTGGCTGCCCCGGCCTTCGCTGAAGTTCGCGCGCGAGCCGGTGACGTCCAACGACACCGCACCGACCGGCGTGTTGAACGCGGCGCCGACAACGGCACTTCGATATTTGTCGTGCTCGGTGGACTGGATGCCGCCGTACGCGGTCATCCAGTTATTGATGCCGCGCTGATAGGTGGCCTCGAGGAAGCTGGGCGCGCCGGACTTGAGCGAGTCGTTGCGCACCTCGCCGGCCACTGCCGAGTAGCGCGACGTGCCGGGACGCAGCAGTTGCGGAACCGCCGCGAAAGGAACGGTGAACGAGGCCTGGCGTCCGTCGGTCTCGGTGACCACGACTTCGAGGTCGCCGCCAAAGCCGGCCGGAGGCAGGTCCGTGATCTCGAACGGGCCCGGCGCAACGTTGATCCGATAGATGACGTATCCGGCCTGGCGGATTTCCACCGTTGCATTCGTCTGGGCGACACCACGCACGATAGGCGCATAGCCGGTCATCGAGTCCGGCAGCATGCGGTCATCGGTGGCCAAGCTGACGCCACGGAAGCCGAGCGAGTCGAAGATCTGGCCGGTCGTGAAGGTGTCGCCCACGGTCAACTGCGACCTGAGTCGATCGATGTCGTGCTGTGCGTAGGTGCTGATGCTGGTGAAGTCGGACTGACCGCCGCGGTTCCAGCTGTAGTACGACTGGTTGCGGATACGCCAGCCCGCCACGTTCAGACCGGTGTTCAGGCCAAGGTACGCCGACCGGGAGCTTCCGCCCACATCGTTGTCGGTGTTGGTGACGTTGAAGGAATATCCCAGGGTCAACGCGGTGACACCCCGATCCCACAGCTTGGGATCGACGTAGCCCTGCGCGTTGCGGCGCAGATAGATCTGGGGGATCGAGAGGCGCAACGACATGTCGCCGGCGTCGGCCAGGACTCGCGCGTCCGGAATCAGGGCTCGCAGGTCGAGGCACTCGCCGTCGAGCGCGACACCCTCGCCCTCCAGCTTGGCAGTGTCGACACCCACGGCATCGAGCAGGTCGATGGTGAAGCACGGCTGGATGTCGTCGCGTCCGTCCAGTGCCCTGAACAGGACGTCCTGGCGCGAGATGCGCGCGTCGTTGACGAAGACATCGACGGACTGGTTGCCGGGCAGGATGGGATTGCCGCGCTCGAAGCGGGACAGGTCGGCACCTGTCGAACCACTGAGGAAGGCAGAACTGAACTCGACGGACTGCGGGCCCGGCGACGGTTCCGGCGAGGGCGCCGCGAAGACAAGCACTGGGGT is a window encoding:
- a CDS encoding fimbria/pilus outer membrane usher protein: MSPLAPFSRSSRRSNRRALTISILTALGTTPVLVFAAPSPEPSPGPQSVEFSSAFLSGSTGADLSRFERGNPILPGNQSVDVFVNDARISRQDVLFRALDGRDDIQPCFTIDLLDAVGVDTAKLEGEGVALDGECLDLRALIPDARVLADAGDMSLRLSIPQIYLRRNAQGYVDPKLWDRGVTALTLGYSFNVTNTDNDVGGSSRSAYLGLNTGLNVAGWRIRNQSYYSWNRGGQSDFTSISTYAQHDIDRLRSQLTVGDTFTTGQIFDSLGFRGVSLATDDRMLPDSMTGYAPIVRGVAQTNATVEIRQAGYVIYRINVAPGPFEITDLPPAGFGGDLEVVVTETDGRQASFTVPFAAVPQLLRPGTSRYSAVAGEVRNDSLKSGAPSFLEATYQRGINNWMTAYGGIQSTEHDKYRSAVVGAAFNTPVGAVSLDVTGSRANFSEGRGSQSGYSARATYSKNIPSTQTNFALAAYRYSSRGYLTLDDAAQWDDQIRTTGLNGLPRDAGPERNRFSVTMSQNLGSMGTLNVSGSRYDYWSGRDVDTSYQIGWSKRFRSATFGVNAARSRYTGRDYDNTYSLALTVPLGRDSHSGRAPMFDVAASQDPYGNNVQARVNGIAGARNQYNYGVTGNFGDSNKDSVGVHGGWRGAYGTVNGAYTYGTGSRSASLTAQGGLVVHSGGITLAPQVNETMAILNAADAKGARLSDGVSKIDRRGYAVMSSLTPYRRNEVTLDPHGLSFDVELEEARAQVVPRSGAIIPVKFKTASGKAVLLQLSQDDGTAVPFGAEVKESAGKVVGYVGQEGRAFVRLSDENGGQLSVTWSDSGHCTFDVRSGAATSGPAGLSAIEGRCHAN